One Candidatus Poribacteria bacterium genomic window carries:
- a CDS encoding neutral/alkaline non-lysosomal ceramidase N-terminal domain-containing protein, whose amino-acid sequence MGNLRVGAAKIDITPPLGCDMAGYSGRDDGSETIADALYAKAIVFDDGNTKAAIITNDLIGVEAIFVDHVRQTIEETIGIPADNVMISCSHTHFGPEVRTSRATTPSNPKNRVYVDILVQQLTTVTQLAQQQLQPARVGAGKGIADQVCYNRHTIRPDGSAQTSYRLPDPDSGLTFGPYDSMVRVLRVDSVTGELAASLIHFACHPVTTTDRMYTISADYPGYAMEMVETGEGGICLFGLGCAGNIVPIQREGEYPRMIGRTIGGEVIKVLQWIKTSAEAKIRVVHQKHSLELKEAIDGKTTEEIDLQCIAVGSIYFIGLPGEIFVEIGFDIVNRAQRENLFVMSMTNGSIGYIPVKIAYKQGGYESNSSRFRPGCGEQIADAAVELLNPTR is encoded by the coding sequence ATGGGAAACTTAAGAGTTGGTGCTGCCAAGATTGATATCACGCCGCCGCTCGGCTGCGACATGGCAGGATATTCGGGGCGAGACGATGGCAGCGAAACAATCGCCGATGCGCTCTACGCGAAAGCCATCGTATTTGACGATGGAAACACAAAAGCTGCAATCATCACCAATGATTTAATCGGTGTAGAAGCGATCTTTGTTGATCATGTTCGTCAAACAATTGAGGAGACGATAGGGATTCCGGCGGACAACGTGATGATTAGTTGCTCCCACACGCATTTCGGTCCTGAAGTCCGTACATCACGCGCTACCACCCCCAGTAATCCCAAGAACCGCGTTTACGTTGATATACTTGTGCAGCAGCTAACGACAGTAACGCAACTTGCCCAGCAGCAGCTTCAGCCGGCACGGGTTGGCGCCGGAAAGGGTATCGCGGATCAGGTCTGCTATAATCGGCACACGATTCGCCCAGATGGGAGCGCACAAACCAGCTATCGCCTCCCTGATCCCGATTCAGGTTTAACGTTTGGCCCCTATGATTCGATGGTGAGAGTCCTCCGCGTTGATAGCGTAACGGGGGAACTGGCGGCTTCTCTTATCCATTTCGCTTGCCACCCTGTTACCACAACGGATCGGATGTACACAATTAGCGCGGACTATCCGGGGTATGCTATGGAGATGGTCGAAACAGGAGAGGGTGGAATATGCCTGTTTGGACTAGGTTGTGCAGGCAATATTGTTCCTATTCAGCGTGAAGGTGAGTATCCGCGTATGATTGGCAGAACCATCGGAGGCGAAGTGATAAAGGTTCTACAATGGATAAAGACCTCGGCTGAAGCGAAGATACGGGTGGTGCACCAAAAACACTCCCTAGAACTGAAAGAAGCAATTGATGGAAAAACAACCGAGGAGATTGACCTACAATGTATCGCGGTTGGATCCATCTATTTCATCGGACTGCCGGGCGAGATTTTCGTCGAGATCGGCTTTGACATTGTGAACCGAGCGCAGCGGGAAAACCTGTTCGTTATGAGCATGACCAACGGAAGTATCGGCTATATTCCGGTCAAGATTGCCTACAAACAGGGTGGGTATGAATCCAATTCCTCCCGTTTTCGTCCCGGCTGCGGCGAACAGATTGCTGATGCAGCAGTGGAATTATTGAATCCAACGAGGTAA
- a CDS encoding LysM peptidoglycan-binding domain-containing protein — MYARKQLLIWTAVIFVLNIVLLAKLRDDSATARTQLEELTPTELTQIDLTNLLESNSVTYSEQATEAISHEDQFSEAKTEESNKSSQFSSHPENISAGSVEVYYVHKGDTLWKISRRHNLDLRALLAYNKLKNPNLIRPGQRIEIPHRHINMQVSP; from the coding sequence ATGTACGCTCGCAAACAGCTGTTAATATGGACCGCTGTGATTTTTGTGCTAAATATAGTATTATTGGCTAAATTGCGTGATGATTCTGCGACCGCAAGAACGCAGTTAGAAGAACTCACACCAACAGAACTCACACAAATAGATCTCACAAATTTATTGGAATCAAACAGTGTTACTTACAGTGAACAAGCAACTGAAGCAATATCACACGAGGATCAGTTCAGCGAAGCGAAAACCGAGGAATCCAACAAGTCATCACAATTCTCCTCGCATCCTGAGAATATCTCCGCCGGCTCAGTAGAAGTCTACTATGTGCACAAGGGAGATACCCTCTGGAAAATTTCAAGAAGACACAATCTTGACCTGCGTGCTTTGCTAGCCTATAACAAACTGAAAAACCCAAACCTGATTCGCCCCGGACAAAGAATTGAAATCCCCCACCGACATATAAATATGCAAGTAAGTCCATAA
- a CDS encoding NUDIX domain-containing protein: MIDESWYKRPPGVSDRTSAGGVVARIADGQIYVALVGELSLTERVLPKGGVEPGESLEDAARREIEEEAGLSSLELIEKLEIRERLSYDRVCWITTHYFLFVTEQVEGIPTDVEHHYELAWYPIEALPAIFWPEQRELIETNRDKIVRLIEQNYS, encoded by the coding sequence ATGATTGACGAAAGTTGGTATAAACGCCCGCCCGGTGTTTCAGATCGAACATCTGCGGGGGGCGTTGTTGCACGGATAGCAGATGGACAGATTTATGTCGCGCTCGTCGGAGAACTTAGTCTTACGGAGCGCGTTTTGCCAAAGGGTGGTGTCGAACCCGGCGAAAGTTTAGAAGATGCTGCCCGCCGAGAAATCGAAGAGGAAGCAGGCTTATCCTCACTAGAACTGATTGAAAAACTGGAAATTCGAGAGCGTCTCTCGTATGACAGAGTTTGCTGGATTACAACCCACTATTTCCTCTTTGTTACAGAACAGGTGGAGGGTATTCCAACGGATGTTGAACACCACTACGAACTCGCGTGGTATCCAATCGAGGCACTTCCGGCGATATTTTGGCCCGAACAGCGGGAATTGATAGAAACAAACCGTGATAAGATTGTTAGACTCATCGAGCAGAATTACTCATGA
- the lpxK gene encoding tetraacyldisaccharide 4'-kinase — translation MKDYLYAIITGRATGIIPSLLIGLLTPLSYIYAVVLRTRDWLYDCRILKQKHLPCRVISVGNIAAGGTGKTPVVIWIAKYLQNEGFQVGVLLRGYGREDRHSTLVVSDGKQILTSLTESGDEAGMIARKLPGVPVVVGSDRYTAGLEVIQLWGHAEGVLILDDGFQRRQLARDLDILTIDSTQPFGTGRLLPAGTLREPKTALRRTDILLLTRTDLVAAPINFEPFVQEKQIFETRHQPTRLYQLSTGEECELDLLKGQHILAVCGIGNPEAFVGTLRQFGPKAVELLAFPDHHRYSLADLNDISTRARDIGVNIVVTTEKDSQKLEAFAATTEFSLPESVQFFVLEIELEIRTNPEVLKKRLQQVAAEPKSGVNG, via the coding sequence ATGAAGGATTATCTGTACGCTATCATTACGGGCAGGGCGACGGGGATTATTCCATCTCTCCTGATTGGCTTGCTGACTCCACTGAGCTATATCTACGCCGTAGTCCTCAGGACGCGAGATTGGCTCTACGATTGTAGGATTCTCAAACAGAAACACCTTCCTTGTAGGGTGATTAGCGTCGGAAATATCGCTGCCGGCGGCACAGGCAAAACGCCGGTAGTCATCTGGATAGCAAAATATCTGCAAAACGAAGGATTCCAAGTGGGGGTGCTTCTGCGTGGTTATGGTCGAGAAGACCGTCATTCAACCTTAGTCGTATCCGATGGGAAACAGATTCTGACATCTCTGACAGAAAGTGGCGATGAGGCTGGCATGATAGCCCGTAAGCTACCAGGTGTTCCCGTTGTGGTTGGGAGTGATCGCTATACTGCCGGTCTTGAAGTGATTCAGCTTTGGGGGCACGCGGAAGGCGTACTTATCTTGGACGATGGCTTTCAGCGGCGACAGTTGGCACGAGATCTGGACATCCTTACAATTGATAGCACCCAGCCTTTTGGCACAGGGAGATTACTCCCAGCGGGGACGTTACGTGAACCGAAAACTGCTTTGAGAAGAACAGATATCCTCTTACTAACGCGGACAGACCTTGTGGCAGCACCTATCAACTTTGAGCCATTTGTACAAGAGAAACAGATTTTCGAGACCCGTCATCAACCCACAAGATTGTATCAACTGAGTACAGGTGAAGAATGTGAGCTAGATCTGTTAAAAGGGCAGCACATCCTTGCGGTATGTGGCATCGGCAACCCCGAAGCCTTTGTTGGAACGCTTCGCCAGTTTGGACCAAAGGCTGTGGAACTTCTAGCGTTCCCCGATCATCACCGCTACTCGTTGGCAGACCTCAACGACATCAGCACAAGAGCGCGTGATATTGGGGTGAATATAGTTGTAACAACTGAGAAAGACTCCCAGAAACTAGAAGCCTTTGCAGCCACGACAGAATTTTCGCTTCCAGAATCTGTGCAGTTTTTTGTGTTAGAAATTGAACTCGAAATTAGGACGAATCCAGAAGTTTTAAAAAAACGGCTACAGCAGGTCGCTGCCGAACCGAAATCGGGAGTAAATGGATAG
- a CDS encoding RNA pseudouridine synthase, translating into MLVQGDRTGDTSLLDYAREYIRDKFNKPGNVYIGLVHRLDRPTSGVVVFALTSKAAKRLSEQFRVGDVRKIYWALVEGKTPTNGTLVDQIHRRGPTSHLVKGPGGQRAELFFRRLRYHKGVSWVEIELVTGRHHQIRVQFSHRGHPVIGDFRYGSKVKFGQKALALHARSLTISHPTRKEEMTFLAELESFWPRQFRTL; encoded by the coding sequence ATGTTGGTACAGGGCGATCGCACCGGCGATACGTCGCTGTTGGATTATGCCCGGGAATATATAAGAGATAAGTTTAATAAGCCCGGCAATGTTTATATAGGTCTTGTCCACCGACTTGACCGACCGACGTCAGGTGTCGTTGTGTTCGCGCTGACCTCCAAAGCAGCAAAACGGCTGTCTGAACAGTTTCGGGTGGGAGATGTCCGAAAAATTTACTGGGCACTCGTCGAAGGCAAAACGCCAACTAACGGAACGTTGGTCGATCAGATTCATCGCCGTGGTCCCACAAGCCATCTAGTTAAAGGGCCCGGCGGTCAACGTGCGGAATTGTTTTTTCGTCGGCTTCGGTATCACAAAGGTGTGTCCTGGGTTGAGATTGAACTCGTAACAGGTAGACATCATCAGATTCGTGTACAATTTTCACATCGTGGGCATCCAGTGATTGGCGATTTTCGGTACGGGTCTAAAGTCAAATTTGGACAGAAAGCGTTGGCTTTACACGCCCGGTCACTTACTATCAGTCACCCAACACGAAAAGAAGAGATGACCTTTTTAGCGGAGCTAGAGTCTTTCTGGCCTAGACAGTTTAGGACTTTGTGA
- a CDS encoding VWA domain-containing protein has product MFQISNPFFFLLLGIIPILLIINSYTRVEAARWRKIGTLLLRLGAVFCLILALVGLQQKGQEDILAVVFLLDVSDSVPTVQQKAGIQQINAALDALKPTDLFSVILFAGGAAVSVLNQSTAAQPHLTEEILYSVELDRTTTNLAGAIQLGLSLSPDGQVGQKRLVLLSDGVQNAGEAAALLDLVRASEIEIFTLPLLSEREYEVWVRTLETPSQVRVDETFPVRAIVETTADTAVQVRLYRNDIPVTEPQTRVLERGKQPIDFPQRISEENVYKYRIELSVANATGDNPENNTGYGVTRVYGTPHILYIEGDTGQTEALTTVLEMNSLAVKILSPSEFPTDLVTLQNSDAIILSNVSADELSALQMEHIESYVRDLGKGLVVIGGDRAFGRGGYHDTPLEKVLPLEMTPRQKKESLALMLVVDASGSMANYIGPYQKIQLALEGVRASIRALDDEDRVGVIAFAAKIRMDRPPTTAHEDMLREVGKLRPGSGTKMYPALEKAHERLQTVDAKQKHILLLSDGKSEGDFIPLAKRIAADKMTLSTIAIGDADRALMKAIAEAGGGGYRDVRNISELPKIMADEVRQTQQYTVQEPFQPSVNDGDYPMLAGIDRVPKLYGYIATSEKELAQTYIHSHEDHPILAGWNYGLGRSIAFTSDVKPGWGADWIEWENFGKFWVQVVNWVLLSIDEAGDFDLRVTHQYGRGQLFIDMASTIATHGITFDARIALPNAGGEVAELHRVTPTRYSAEFPVRERGSYLLTVQKNRDGQVESTAYESLVLSYPPEFAEFETNRQLLNALASRTNGIFEPSPKQITQHRGTAIEHLKPLSFVLLIISLILFVLEMILRRFSIASGYLTELKAQLTSLRRREDPASSLTLSRLRQTKANLTEETSTTPSDFAPSSASQFGYQGGGESDSVSRTGTSAAPQPTATGNMGRLLQAKSRAHKSEPST; this is encoded by the coding sequence ATGTTCCAGATTAGTAATCCCTTCTTTTTTTTACTCCTCGGTATCATTCCAATCTTGCTGATTATTAATTCTTACACACGCGTTGAGGCAGCGCGCTGGCGGAAGATTGGGACCCTCCTACTGCGTCTTGGGGCGGTGTTCTGCCTCATCTTGGCATTAGTCGGTTTGCAGCAGAAAGGCCAAGAAGATATCCTCGCTGTCGTGTTCCTCCTTGATGTGTCTGACAGCGTTCCAACGGTACAGCAAAAAGCAGGAATCCAGCAGATTAACGCAGCCCTTGACGCACTCAAGCCGACCGACCTATTCAGCGTCATTCTGTTCGCAGGGGGAGCTGCAGTGAGTGTGCTAAATCAGTCTACAGCAGCGCAGCCCCATCTAACAGAAGAGATTTTATATAGTGTAGAACTTGACCGAACGACAACCAATCTCGCAGGAGCGATTCAACTGGGACTGAGTCTATCGCCCGATGGGCAAGTAGGACAAAAGCGGCTGGTACTGCTGAGTGATGGCGTTCAAAACGCCGGTGAAGCAGCAGCTCTGCTAGACCTCGTCCGGGCGAGTGAAATCGAGATCTTCACGCTGCCACTGTTGTCCGAGCGGGAATACGAAGTCTGGGTGAGAACGCTGGAAACCCCGTCACAGGTGCGAGTAGATGAAACTTTCCCGGTCCGCGCGATTGTCGAAACAACAGCGGATACAGCGGTTCAAGTGAGACTTTACCGCAACGACATCCCTGTGACTGAACCTCAAACGAGAGTTTTGGAACGGGGTAAGCAGCCAATTGATTTTCCGCAACGAATTTCTGAGGAAAATGTCTATAAGTATCGAATCGAGCTCTCTGTTGCTAACGCTACCGGCGATAACCCCGAAAACAACACGGGGTACGGTGTTACCCGCGTTTATGGAACGCCGCATATCCTGTATATTGAGGGAGATACTGGACAGACAGAAGCACTGACGACTGTCCTTGAAATGAACAGTTTGGCGGTTAAAATCCTCTCTCCCTCCGAATTTCCAACCGATCTTGTCACGCTCCAAAACAGCGATGCCATAATCTTGAGCAACGTATCCGCCGATGAACTTTCCGCCCTTCAGATGGAGCATATCGAAAGCTACGTTCGCGATCTGGGGAAAGGATTAGTCGTGATTGGCGGGGACCGGGCGTTCGGTAGGGGTGGCTACCACGACACACCGCTGGAAAAGGTGTTGCCCCTCGAAATGACACCTCGTCAGAAAAAAGAATCCCTTGCATTGATGCTTGTTGTCGATGCGTCTGGAAGTATGGCAAACTATATCGGTCCGTATCAGAAAATCCAGTTGGCACTTGAAGGGGTACGTGCCTCCATTCGTGCGCTCGACGACGAAGACCGCGTCGGGGTGATAGCCTTCGCCGCGAAAATCAGGATGGATCGCCCACCAACAACCGCACACGAAGATATGCTCCGTGAAGTTGGAAAGTTGCGTCCCGGCAGTGGTACGAAGATGTATCCCGCACTGGAGAAGGCTCATGAGCGACTTCAAACGGTTGACGCGAAACAGAAACATATCCTGCTTCTATCAGACGGCAAATCGGAGGGCGATTTTATTCCGTTGGCGAAACGGATTGCAGCAGACAAGATGACTCTCTCGACCATCGCTATCGGTGATGCGGACCGGGCACTGATGAAAGCAATCGCTGAAGCGGGAGGCGGTGGATACCGCGATGTTCGGAACATCAGTGAGCTTCCAAAGATTATGGCTGACGAGGTGCGTCAAACGCAGCAGTATACGGTTCAAGAACCGTTTCAGCCAAGCGTTAATGATGGAGATTACCCAATGTTAGCGGGGATTGATCGCGTACCGAAACTCTACGGCTACATTGCTACCTCAGAAAAGGAACTCGCACAGACCTATATCCACTCCCATGAAGATCACCCAATCCTTGCTGGGTGGAACTACGGGCTTGGTAGGTCTATCGCCTTTACCTCTGATGTGAAGCCCGGTTGGGGGGCGGATTGGATTGAGTGGGAGAATTTCGGCAAATTCTGGGTGCAGGTTGTTAATTGGGTGTTACTATCAATAGATGAAGCAGGTGATTTCGATTTGAGGGTAACTCACCAGTACGGTAGGGGCCAACTATTCATAGATATGGCGTCAACCATAGCAACGCACGGAATCACATTTGATGCGCGTATCGCTCTACCCAACGCCGGGGGAGAGGTCGCTGAGCTGCACCGCGTTACACCGACGCGATATTCGGCAGAATTCCCCGTGCGTGAGCGCGGATCATATCTTCTTACTGTCCAGAAAAACCGAGATGGGCAGGTCGAAAGCACTGCTTATGAAAGCCTTGTTCTCTCTTACCCCCCGGAGTTTGCCGAATTTGAGACGAATCGTCAGTTGCTCAATGCACTTGCCAGCCGAACCAACGGAATTTTTGAGCCATCACCTAAACAGATCACTCAACACCGCGGGACAGCGATTGAACACCTGAAACCACTCTCGTTTGTTCTGTTGATAATCAGCTTGATTCTATTCGTCTTGGAGATGATTCTGCGCCGTTTCAGTATTGCGAGCGGCTATCTTACGGAACTCAAAGCACAATTGACATCCCTGCGTCGCCGAGAGGACCCTGCATCATCGCTAACACTTTCACGCTTGAGGCAAACGAAAGCAAACCTAACAGAGGAAACATCGACAACGCCTAGTGATTTCGCCCCTTCCTCGGCATCCCAATTTGGCTATCAGGGTGGAGGCGAATCAGATTCGGTGTCGAGGACAGGCACATCAGCAGCCCCACAACCTACAGCGACAGGTAACATGGGCAGACTGTTGCAAGCGAAAAGTCGGGCACATAAAAGCGAACCATCTACATAA
- a CDS encoding sugar phosphate isomerase/epimerase, translating into MKASFCTNAFGNTQQDIEQAIPTLARMGYDGLEFWEQYLSSADLKWLTGIMDAHHLEIVQICPYFDFTTSLETWEQSIRDAVRYIEYAIQLGGPFIRTYTGNVGSADATAEQWDACVRGLQRICEMGMPHSIVFPLETHQVIHSGPNLTDTSPTTLKLLADVGMENLKVNIQTPLLGESVFDTAAQLGPHVVHVHAHNWIGNWPNLTFLDAGEEDFTEFTRILKDKGFDGYISIEHGSHHPPYETAAHEIEYLKQLISGALWA; encoded by the coding sequence ATGAAAGCATCGTTTTGCACGAATGCCTTTGGCAACACACAACAGGATATTGAACAAGCGATCCCGACGTTGGCGCGGATGGGATACGACGGATTAGAGTTTTGGGAACAGTACCTCTCTAGCGCAGATCTAAAGTGGCTCACAGGGATAATGGACGCACACCACCTCGAAATTGTCCAGATCTGCCCATATTTTGACTTCACCACAAGTTTGGAGACATGGGAGCAGAGTATCCGGGATGCAGTGCGATATATCGAGTATGCGATTCAGTTGGGAGGTCCCTTCATCCGCACTTACACCGGCAATGTCGGCAGCGCCGATGCAACGGCGGAGCAGTGGGATGCCTGCGTGAGAGGATTACAGCGGATTTGTGAGATGGGTATGCCGCACAGCATCGTGTTTCCACTTGAAACCCATCAGGTTATCCATTCGGGTCCTAACCTAACAGATACGAGTCCAACTACACTCAAACTGTTAGCCGACGTAGGGATGGAAAATCTGAAGGTGAATATCCAGACACCGCTATTAGGCGAATCGGTGTTCGACACAGCAGCGCAGTTAGGTCCCCACGTTGTTCATGTTCATGCACACAATTGGATAGGAAATTGGCCCAATTTGACATTTCTGGATGCCGGGGAGGAGGATTTTACGGAGTTCACACGGATATTAAAGGACAAGGGTTTTGACGGTTACATTTCTATCGAACATGGCAGCCATCACCCACCCTATGAAACGGCAGCACATGAAATCGAATATCTGAAACAGCTGATTTCTGGTGCACTTTGGGCATGA
- a CDS encoding GNAT family N-acetyltransferase — protein MSRTCLAAEHRTIFRLLCGSLEREINQNHHYGCSPSGNLQEGEIVIRKYRPSDLETLRQITAICFEGVSIDKNIEDRFGIINELDWKQRKMPHINDDVEANADGVFVAEIDGEVTGYITTYVNRQTKIGGIPNLSVHPDFQQQGLGTQLIETALVYLKEEGMLYARIETLEQNQIGTEFYPKMGFVEIARQVHYIRPL, from the coding sequence ATGTCGAGAACTTGCTTGGCTGCTGAACACCGGACCATTTTCCGATTATTGTGTGGCAGCTTGGAGAGAGAAATTAACCAAAATCACCACTACGGGTGCAGCCCTAGCGGCAACTTGCAGGAAGGAGAAATTGTGATAAGGAAATATCGACCATCAGATCTTGAAACGCTACGGCAAATCACGGCGATTTGTTTCGAGGGAGTTTCAATCGATAAGAATATCGAAGACAGGTTCGGTATTATTAATGAACTCGATTGGAAACAGCGCAAGATGCCGCACATTAACGATGATGTAGAAGCAAACGCGGACGGTGTGTTCGTCGCAGAGATTGACGGAGAGGTGACGGGTTATATCACCACCTATGTCAATCGTCAAACGAAAATCGGCGGAATCCCAAACCTGTCTGTGCACCCAGACTTCCAACAGCAAGGGTTGGGAACACAACTGATTGAGACTGCATTGGTATATCTCAAAGAGGAAGGAATGCTTTACGCGCGGATTGAGACGTTGGAACAAAATCAGATTGGAACGGAATTTTATCCCAAGATGGGCTTCGTCGAAATTGCCCGGCAGGTACACTATATACGGCCGCTGTAA
- a CDS encoding S41 family peptidase: MVQYRKHTLPIAILGAAVIIALFLVPLGERTALSDRDGRNSLMLQKALIEVIRKADVHYYDNVDQQEMFEGAIKGALAALDDPYSFYLPPVDQKREEENLYHAKFGGLGIQIYADKGFIKIARPLANTPAMRAGLQAGDYITKVDGEPIHISAGGQTLSEVVDILRGLIGTEVTVTVQRRGYSEPFDVTLIREEIKIESVRETRLEDGIGYIKIENFTGRTVEEFKKALNTLLDTEDGAMTALILDLRDNPGGLLKAAYDVADAFISRGIIVSTHGRLNRYNQQYPATHEILCPAEVELVVLVNEYSASGSEIVAGAIKDSKRGAVLGKKTFGKGVVQQRFPLNSLEKKGAVSLTISTYYTPSGVSINEKGIEPNIVVEMSKLDKVTAAMRVYAAEYVKTFVEEWIERTEKEMGETPKDFSQLEVELPELMATLMENKITLDMEIVKNEAKAVFNRNIGIDPLIDLVNDNQLQNAIQLITTDGIEAVLAPSTTIDL, translated from the coding sequence ATGGTTCAATATAGAAAACACACTTTGCCTATCGCAATTCTGGGAGCTGCTGTTATCATTGCGCTCTTTCTCGTTCCGCTGGGAGAAAGAACTGCGTTAAGTGATCGCGATGGCAGAAACAGTCTCATGCTGCAGAAGGCGCTAATAGAGGTGATTAGAAAGGCAGATGTACATTACTACGACAACGTCGATCAGCAAGAGATGTTTGAAGGGGCTATCAAAGGTGCACTTGCCGCTCTAGACGATCCCTATTCTTTCTACCTGCCGCCGGTGGATCAGAAACGCGAGGAGGAGAATCTCTATCATGCCAAATTTGGCGGACTGGGTATTCAGATTTATGCAGATAAAGGCTTTATAAAAATTGCTCGACCTTTGGCGAATACGCCAGCGATGCGAGCAGGGTTGCAGGCAGGCGATTACATAACCAAAGTTGATGGGGAGCCGATTCATATTAGTGCGGGTGGACAAACACTTTCAGAGGTTGTTGATATTTTAAGAGGATTGATTGGTACGGAGGTTACAGTTACGGTGCAGCGCCGAGGATATTCGGAACCGTTTGATGTGACCCTAATTCGTGAGGAAATTAAGATTGAGAGCGTTCGGGAAACAAGACTAGAAGACGGAATCGGTTATATAAAAATTGAGAACTTTACCGGCAGAACCGTTGAAGAGTTCAAGAAAGCGTTAAATACTTTACTTGATACTGAAGACGGAGCGATGACGGCACTGATTTTGGATCTCCGAGATAATCCAGGGGGATTGCTTAAAGCTGCCTACGATGTAGCGGATGCCTTTATCTCTAGGGGTATTATTGTGTCAACACACGGACGACTTAATCGATACAACCAACAGTATCCAGCAACGCATGAAATCCTGTGTCCAGCGGAGGTCGAGCTAGTTGTGCTTGTAAATGAGTATAGTGCGAGCGGTTCTGAAATTGTCGCAGGTGCCATCAAGGACTCCAAGCGGGGAGCCGTTCTCGGCAAGAAAACTTTCGGCAAAGGTGTTGTTCAGCAACGGTTTCCTTTGAACAGCTTAGAGAAAAAAGGCGCAGTTTCACTCACAATCTCGACTTACTACACGCCGAGCGGCGTCTCGATTAACGAAAAAGGGATTGAGCCAAACATCGTGGTTGAGATGAGCAAACTCGATAAAGTAACGGCGGCGATGCGGGTCTATGCTGCGGAATATGTCAAAACGTTTGTTGAAGAGTGGATCGAACGGACAGAAAAGGAGATGGGTGAAACGCCCAAAGATTTTTCTCAGTTGGAGGTGGAACTCCCAGAGTTAATGGCAACACTTATGGAAAACAAGATCACACTTGATATGGAGATTGTCAAGAACGAAGCGAAGGCGGTCTTCAACAGAAATATCGGTATTGATCCATTGATTGATCTCGTCAATGACAACCAGTTACAGAACGCAATCCAACTGATCACAACGGACGGAATTGAAGCAGTCCTCGCACCATCTACAACAATAGACCTCTAA
- a CDS encoding DUF309 domain-containing protein yields MKLKIPKFLRSSKQKITVPSVLEESKPIEQPQPFDPDGIRYCPQRPFPPYRHVPGVTPHPIRDPEGHSYGLEDDDSPVCLPADWRQTEDYLYGVDLYNFAYWWEAHEAWEGLWNKTEDDCRLFLQGLIQISAALIKYHMRQLRGLQSLSTNGRNKLRQVLTNLDNPTGMYMGMDLPEFLARLDTFCEPFFSDTVSEQTYSHVTVRPLIHLHF; encoded by the coding sequence ATGAAACTAAAAATTCCTAAATTTCTCAGGAGTTCGAAGCAGAAAATCACGGTTCCATCGGTTCTGGAGGAAAGCAAACCCATAGAGCAACCGCAGCCATTCGATCCAGATGGAATCCGATACTGTCCACAGCGTCCTTTCCCGCCCTATCGCCATGTGCCGGGGGTCACACCACATCCGATCAGAGATCCAGAAGGGCATAGCTACGGCTTGGAGGACGACGATAGCCCGGTTTGCCTGCCCGCGGATTGGCGTCAAACTGAAGATTATCTGTACGGAGTCGATCTCTATAATTTTGCCTATTGGTGGGAAGCGCATGAGGCGTGGGAAGGGCTTTGGAATAAAACGGAGGACGATTGTCGGTTGTTTCTACAGGGGTTAATTCAAATTTCGGCGGCGCTGATTAAGTACCACATGCGACAACTGCGCGGGCTGCAAAGTCTTTCAACCAATGGACGCAACAAACTACGTCAGGTGCTAACCAACCTCGACAATCCAACAGGGATGTACATGGGTATGGATCTCCCCGAATTCCTAGCCCGCCTTGATACCTTTTGCGAGCCGTTCTTTTCCGATACAGTCTCGGAGCAAACTTACTCTCACGTGACAGTGAGGCCGCTCATTCACCTGCATTTCTAG
- a CDS encoding cupin domain-containing protein, translating to MKTDIYVVKLSAGERVGEAVKPLLDPVDMGSIGHFAVSKDQPTELHYHDYDEYWYFTEGTTTVTLRTSDGMSQSYRIGPGDLVVTPKGVEHGHIPDDTVKGIQWVSVIAPDARRGHLHREL from the coding sequence ATGAAAACAGATATCTATGTGGTCAAACTCAGTGCTGGAGAACGCGTCGGAGAAGCGGTTAAGCCCCTCCTCGATCCAGTGGATATGGGAAGTATTGGCCACTTTGCAGTATCCAAAGATCAGCCAACAGAGCTACACTATCACGACTATGATGAATATTGGTACTTCACCGAAGGCACAACAACTGTTACCCTGCGCACCTCTGATGGCATGAGTCAATCGTATCGGATTGGACCGGGCGATCTGGTTGTAACCCCCAAAGGCGTGGAGCATGGCCATATTCCTGACGACACTGTAAAAGGGATTCAGTGGGTGAGCGTCATTGCACCGGATGCGCGTCGCGGACATTTACACCGGGAGTTATAA